The following coding sequences are from one Verrucosispora sp. WMMD573 window:
- a CDS encoding TerC family protein, giving the protein MNVSGLVWAATLAALTTVLVVDLLIIGRRPHEPSVRESSLWVAFYVGLALLFGGGLWLTAGASVAGQFYTGWLTEYSLSVDNLFVFVIIMARFAVPRQYQQKVLLIGIVLALVMRGGFIAAGAALISQFTWVFYIFGAFLLYTAINLARQGESSEEEFTENVLIRWSRRALPISRGYDGARLTVRENGRRMFTPMLIVMIAIGTTDLIFALDSIPAIFGITQEPYLVFTANVFALMGLRQLYFLLGGLLDRLIYLSHGLAVVLGFIGVKLILEALAENNVGFINGGEHVGWAPHIPIWLSLLIILGTLAGATAASLIKSSRDRRRELAASRR; this is encoded by the coding sequence GTGAACGTGTCCGGACTGGTGTGGGCGGCGACGCTCGCGGCCCTGACCACGGTCCTCGTGGTGGACCTGCTCATCATCGGGCGCCGGCCGCACGAGCCGAGCGTGCGGGAGTCGAGCCTCTGGGTCGCCTTCTACGTCGGGTTGGCCCTGCTGTTCGGTGGCGGACTGTGGCTCACCGCCGGGGCGAGCGTGGCGGGGCAGTTCTACACCGGCTGGCTGACCGAGTACAGCCTCTCGGTGGACAACCTGTTCGTGTTCGTGATCATCATGGCCCGCTTCGCGGTGCCCCGGCAGTACCAGCAGAAGGTGCTGCTCATCGGCATCGTTCTCGCGCTCGTCATGCGGGGTGGTTTCATCGCCGCGGGCGCGGCGTTGATTTCGCAGTTCACCTGGGTCTTCTACATTTTCGGGGCGTTCCTGCTCTACACCGCGATCAACCTGGCCCGGCAGGGTGAGTCGAGCGAGGAGGAGTTCACCGAGAACGTCCTCATCCGCTGGAGTCGGCGGGCGCTGCCCATCTCCCGGGGCTACGACGGCGCGCGGTTGACCGTGCGGGAAAACGGCCGGCGGATGTTCACGCCGATGCTCATCGTCATGATCGCCATCGGGACCACCGATCTGATCTTCGCGCTCGACTCGATTCCGGCGATCTTCGGAATCACCCAGGAGCCGTACCTCGTCTTCACCGCCAACGTGTTCGCACTGATGGGGCTGCGGCAGCTCTACTTCCTGCTCGGCGGGCTGCTCGACCGGTTGATCTACCTGAGCCACGGGCTCGCGGTGGTGCTCGGCTTCATCGGGGTCAAGCTGATCCTGGAGGCGCTGGCGGAGAACAATGTGGGGTTCATCAACGGCGGTGAACACGTCGGTTGGGCGCCGCACATTCCGATCTGGCTGTCACTGCTGATCATCCTGGGCACCCTCGCGGGGGCCACGGCGGCGAGCCTGATCAAGTCCTCGCGGGACCGGCGACGCGAGCTGGCCGCGTCCCGCCGCTGA
- a CDS encoding antibiotic biosynthesis monooxygenase family protein — translation MVLEVALIDVIPGHEEAFTAAYAQGHPLLAGTPGCRSVRMTRGLESSSRFVLLVEWDSVEAHEQNFRATERFAGWRELIGPHFAAPPRVEHFVDVPA, via the coding sequence ATGGTTCTTGAGGTAGCGCTCATCGATGTCATCCCCGGCCACGAGGAGGCGTTCACCGCCGCGTACGCCCAGGGGCACCCGTTGCTCGCCGGCACGCCCGGCTGCCGCTCGGTACGCATGACCCGGGGCCTGGAGTCATCCTCCCGCTTCGTGCTGCTGGTCGAGTGGGACTCGGTCGAGGCGCACGAGCAGAACTTCCGGGCCACCGAGCGGTTCGCCGGCTGGCGGGAGCTGATCGGACCGCACTTCGCCGCGCCGCCGCGAGTCGAACACTTCGTCGACGTACCCGCCTGA
- a CDS encoding uracil-DNA glycosylase family protein: MGRRLGLAGAGGPGLRPRECSIPGPGGGSRRQARVVFVGEQPGDMEDQKGLPFVGPAGRLLRKAVDDAKLDPAHSYLTNAVEHFRFADGAFGSRTARKTPDPPDPRPGAHHRLPAQLPATIHPSAVLRADNQDVAYDGLAADLTVAARALAS; the protein is encoded by the coding sequence GTGGGCCGGCGTCTTGGGCTGGCCGGGGCGGGTGGACCTGGGCTGCGGCCCCGGGAGTGCTCGATCCCCGGACCGGGAGGCGGAAGTCGGCGCCAAGCCAGGGTGGTCTTCGTCGGCGAGCAGCCCGGCGACATGGAGGATCAGAAGGGGCTGCCCTTTGTGGGCCCCGCTGGCCGGCTGCTACGCAAGGCGGTCGACGACGCCAAGCTGGACCCGGCCCACAGTTACCTCACCAACGCCGTCGAGCACTTCCGCTTCGCCGATGGTGCGTTCGGTTCGCGGACGGCGCGGAAAACGCCGGATCCACCAGACCCCCGACCGGGTGCACATCACCGCCTGCCGGCCCAGCTGCCGGCCACCATCCACCCGTCCGCCGTGCTCCGGGCCGACAACCAGGACGTGGCGTACGACGGGTTGGCCGCCGACCTCACCGTCGCGGCTCGCGCCCTCGCCAGCTGA
- a CDS encoding helix-turn-helix transcriptional regulator, which produces MPLPTSPVIRRARLGAELRQLRRREALTLEQVCERLGWASTSKLSRIELGQSRPDLADVLDLLDVYEVPSLQRDALIVIARDAATSRGWWKSLGEMSERQRTYAELEAGAAGIVEYQPVIVPGLLQTPAYARLRIVAGQLIDPTVDVEADLRARAARQAVLRRVEPPRYTALVTELACEPGDDPLEVWREQMGHLLELAALPHVTIRLLRVGAGGRPLPLTPFSCYSFPDPADPRTVMLEALTTDVRLTTAIDVDRYEQMTDCLLETALPAEETVRLLSRRLDR; this is translated from the coding sequence ATGCCGTTGCCAACGAGTCCGGTCATTCGACGTGCGCGACTGGGCGCCGAGTTGCGTCAGCTACGCCGACGGGAGGCGCTGACGCTGGAACAGGTGTGTGAGCGACTCGGTTGGGCGTCCACCTCCAAGCTGTCCCGCATCGAGCTGGGGCAGAGCCGGCCCGACCTGGCCGACGTGCTCGACCTGCTCGACGTCTACGAGGTGCCGTCGCTGCAGCGCGACGCTTTGATCGTCATCGCCCGGGACGCGGCGACCAGTCGAGGCTGGTGGAAGTCTCTGGGGGAGATGAGTGAGCGGCAGCGCACGTACGCCGAGCTCGAGGCCGGGGCGGCGGGCATCGTGGAGTACCAGCCGGTGATCGTGCCCGGCCTGCTGCAGACCCCGGCGTACGCCCGACTGCGCATCGTCGCCGGTCAGCTCATCGACCCGACGGTGGACGTGGAGGCCGACCTGCGGGCCCGCGCCGCCCGGCAGGCGGTGCTGCGTCGCGTCGAACCGCCCCGCTACACGGCGCTGGTCACCGAGCTGGCCTGCGAGCCGGGGGACGACCCGCTGGAGGTGTGGCGCGAGCAGATGGGGCACCTGCTCGAACTGGCCGCCCTGCCGCATGTGACGATCCGGCTGCTGCGGGTCGGCGCGGGCGGACGCCCGCTGCCGCTGACCCCGTTCTCCTGCTACTCCTTCCCGGACCCGGCGGACCCCCGCACGGTGATGTTGGAGGCATTGACCACGGATGTGCGGCTGACCACCGCGATCGACGTCGACCGGTACGAACAGATGACCGACTGCCTGCTGGAGACGGCTTTGCCGGCGGAGGAGACGGTGCGGCTGCTGTCCCGCCGGCTCGACCGATGA
- the uvrB gene encoding excinuclease ABC subunit UvrB yields the protein MALDIPRLDGRFQVISDFQPAGDQPAAIDDLERRVRRGDRHTVLLGATGTGKSATTAWLIERLQRPTLVLAPNKTLCAQLAKEFSELLPDNAVEYFVSYYDYYQPEAYIPQTDTYIEKDSSINEEVERLRHSATMSLLTRRDVVVVATVSAIYGLGTPEEYLDRAVRVAVGQELDRDQLLRRLVDIQYTRNDMAFQRGTFRVRGDTLEIIPAYEELAVRIELFGDEVEKLYYLNPLTGDVVREVDHLLIFPATHYAAGPERMERAVRDIESELGERLAELERQGKLLEAQRLRMRTTYDIEMMRQVGFCSGIENYSMHIDGRLPGSPPHCLLDYFPDDFLTVVDESHVTIPQIGGMYEGDASRKRMLIDHGFRLPSAADNRPLRFDEFLERVGQMVFLSATPGPWELEHAQGEFVEQVIRPTGLVDPEVVVKPTKGQIDDLMHEIKLRTERDERVLVTTLTKKMAEDLSDYLLENGIRVRYLHSEVDTLRRVELLRELRRGDYDVLVGINLLREGLDLPEVSLVAILDADKEGFLRSGRSLIQTIGRAARNVSGQVHMYADKVTPSMADAIEETNRRRAKQIAHNEAHGISPEPLRKKIHDILDDIYREAEDTEATRVGGAVRQLSRGKAPVKETRSRARGGAAIPAREGMARAELAQLIQELNDQMLAAARELQFELAARIRDEVADLKKELRGMDAAGVR from the coding sequence ATGGCGCTCGACATACCCCGGCTCGACGGCCGTTTCCAGGTCATCAGTGATTTCCAGCCGGCCGGTGACCAGCCGGCGGCGATCGACGACCTGGAGCGGCGGGTGCGTCGCGGCGACCGGCACACGGTGCTGCTCGGCGCGACCGGCACCGGCAAGAGCGCCACGACCGCCTGGCTGATCGAGCGGCTGCAACGTCCCACGCTGGTGCTGGCACCCAACAAGACGCTCTGCGCGCAGTTGGCGAAGGAGTTCAGCGAGCTGCTGCCGGACAACGCGGTGGAGTATTTCGTCTCTTACTACGACTACTACCAGCCCGAGGCGTACATCCCGCAGACCGACACGTACATCGAGAAGGATTCCTCGATCAACGAGGAGGTCGAGCGGCTGCGGCACTCGGCGACGATGTCGCTGCTCACCCGGCGCGACGTGGTGGTGGTCGCGACCGTCTCGGCGATCTACGGTCTGGGCACCCCGGAGGAGTACCTCGACCGCGCGGTACGGGTGGCCGTCGGCCAGGAACTCGACCGGGACCAACTGTTGCGCCGCCTGGTCGACATCCAGTACACCCGCAACGACATGGCCTTCCAGCGCGGCACCTTCCGGGTCCGCGGCGACACGCTGGAGATCATTCCGGCGTACGAGGAACTCGCCGTACGCATCGAGCTCTTCGGCGACGAGGTGGAAAAGCTCTACTACCTCAACCCGTTGACCGGTGACGTGGTGCGCGAGGTGGACCATCTGTTGATCTTCCCGGCGACGCACTACGCGGCCGGGCCGGAGCGGATGGAACGGGCGGTCCGCGACATCGAGTCGGAGTTGGGCGAGCGGCTGGCCGAGCTGGAAAGGCAGGGCAAGCTGCTGGAGGCGCAGCGGCTGCGGATGCGCACCACCTACGACATCGAGATGATGCGGCAGGTGGGCTTCTGCTCGGGCATCGAGAACTACTCGATGCACATCGACGGCCGGCTACCCGGCAGCCCGCCGCACTGCCTGCTGGATTACTTCCCCGACGACTTCCTCACCGTGGTCGACGAGTCACACGTGACGATTCCCCAGATCGGCGGCATGTACGAGGGAGACGCCTCGCGCAAGCGGATGCTGATCGACCACGGGTTCCGCTTGCCCAGCGCCGCCGACAACCGGCCGCTGCGGTTCGACGAGTTCCTGGAGCGGGTCGGCCAGATGGTCTTCCTGTCGGCGACCCCCGGTCCGTGGGAGCTGGAGCACGCCCAGGGCGAGTTCGTGGAGCAGGTGATTCGCCCGACGGGTCTGGTCGACCCGGAGGTGGTCGTCAAGCCCACCAAGGGCCAGATCGACGACCTGATGCATGAGATCAAGCTGCGGACCGAGCGCGACGAACGGGTGCTGGTCACCACGCTCACCAAGAAGATGGCCGAGGACCTGTCCGACTATCTCCTGGAGAACGGCATCCGGGTGCGTTACCTGCACTCCGAGGTCGACACGCTGCGTCGGGTGGAGCTGCTGCGCGAGTTGCGTCGGGGCGACTACGACGTGCTGGTCGGCATCAACCTGCTGCGCGAGGGCCTCGACCTGCCCGAGGTGTCGCTGGTGGCGATCCTCGACGCGGACAAGGAAGGATTCCTGCGCAGCGGCCGGTCGTTGATCCAGACCATCGGCCGGGCGGCCCGTAACGTCTCCGGCCAGGTGCACATGTACGCCGACAAGGTGACCCCGTCGATGGCGGACGCGATCGAGGAGACGAACCGTCGGCGGGCCAAGCAGATTGCTCACAACGAGGCGCACGGCATCAGCCCGGAGCCGCTGCGCAAGAAGATCCACGACATCCTCGACGACATCTACCGTGAGGCGGAGGACACCGAGGCGACGCGGGTCGGCGGTGCGGTGCGGCAGCTGTCACGAGGCAAGGCACCGGTCAAGGAGACCCGCAGCCGGGCCCGGGGCGGTGCGGCGATCCCGGCCCGCGAGGGCATGGCGCGGGCCGAGTTGGCGCAGCTCATCCAGGAGCTCAACGACCAGATGCTGGCTGCCGCGCGGGAGTTGCAGTTCGAGTTGGCCGCCCGGATCCGCGACGAGGTCGCCGACCTGAAAAAAGAGCTGCGGGGGATGGACGCCGCCGGTGTGCGGTAG